The region TGAATGTGTAACTGAGCTATGCTTGGCTCAGAGGATGCTTGGACTCCTAGGCAGGCTAAGTCAGCACTTCTCTGAGCCAAGGAAGGTAAGCAACAGCTGGGACAGGGTAGCTCTCAAGAAGAATGACAAATGAGTGATTAGAAGTACAACAGTGGAACAAGGTGTCTTCCAAGTCAGAATCTGGCTCCGGTCCTTGAACTCTACCTTTTAGTGTTGACTTAGGTGTTCTAAGGACAAGAAGCATTAATAACAGTAAAAGGTTATGCATTATAAAACTACAGCAAATACCAATAACCCCTGAGAGGCTGGACaagatggttcatacctgtaatcctggcactaaggaggctgagacaggaggattgtgagttgaaGGCCAGCTGAGACCCCCTCCCAACCATCCCCTCAAATGATTGTCATGGAAAAACAGTCTACATATTCATCAAAAGGAAGTAGATATGTAAGAAATGCTCTATCCACATATGAAAACCCTCTAGTTGTCTAAAATAATGAGATTTGTTTGTGCTGATAGAAGACACTTTCAAAAACATTATtgagaagaaaaatcaaatatcAGATCAATAGTCAGTAAGATCTCAACTAAGCAATATTCTTTCCATGCTAGTTTATCTTTTACAACCATACACATATGACACATATAATTAAAATAGTCCAGGCTGGGTGATggtggtggctaatgcctgttaacctagctactcaggaagagatctgaagattgagattccaagccatcccaggcagatacaattcatgagactcttttttatttttttgccagtcctaggccttggactcagggcctgagcactgtccctgacttctttttgctcaaggctagcactctatcacttgagccacagcaccacttctggctggtttctatatatgtggtgctgaggaatcgaacccagggcttcatgtatatgaggcaagcactcttgccaataggccatattcccagcccctcatgagactcttatctccagttaaatgccgtaagtggaagtgtggcttaagtaggaggtgcatcagccttgagaggaaaaactaagcaagagacaatgtgaggccctgaattaaatCCTCAACACcagcacataaataaaaaaacagaaaagcgcCAGCCATCCGTGGCTCATagcgtaatcctaactactcaagaggatgagattgtggttcaaagccagctcaggcaagaaagtctgtgagactcttatctccagttaactactagaaaattggaagtggtgctgtggctcaagtagtagagctctagccttgagctcaagagttcagggacagtgccgaggcccagagtccaaggcccatgatagacaaaaaagaaaaaaaaagggaaaatagaaTATTCCCATATTttatgaagaaagacaaaattgtTCTTGTTACTAAACTATGGCACATGAACTTCAGGTGGTGTCTGGGCACCATTTTCATTCCTAGATGCCAGTGATAAGTGCTTCAGGATCTGCTTCTCTGCCTCCAGTTTTCTCTTTCCATAGGCAGGGTTATAATTCTTCTTACTTCTCATTTCCTCCATTGAAACACATAAAtctggagaggagggggaaatgttTGTGCAGCAAACTAGCAGAGCTCAGGGATCATTCTCATTCTGGCCAAAGATGTATAACCATGAATTGTTAAATGACTTGAGATCCAATTAGGAGATTTGTTATTCTAATTCATGTTGGTGAGAAAAAATTATGCCTAGATTGAGGCTATGATGAAGCaaactaaataatttttaaaatgtatctgcCAGGTGAATTTTTATGGGAGGGAGGCTCCTTAAAATAAATCAGAGAGCTCTTTTCTTATTGAGAGATTTTAATCTCAAGTTTGATGGGTAAGAATGGTTTGAGAATACAATTTTGCCTTACACAATGTTAGGGAGCTAAATATGTCTAAGATGTCTTTCCAAAAAGCCCTTCTTTAGGGTTGGAGCTCAGTGCTAGTGCACTTGCCTCGCATGTGTGAGGTCTTGGGTTCATCTAACCTTACACATGAAAAGCCCTCAAAAATGGATTGTCTCTTAATAATGACCAACTGGTCAACACCAGGAAAGATTGGCTCATCAATGATTTTACTGGCCTGGAACATATTCTAGCTCATTCCATCACTTGTTCTAGTGGAATTATTTGCAAAGTTTTCTTCAGGGTGTCTTGGAGCCTGTACAGAATCAGCCAGGCTTTTAATCGGTTTTGTTTGGGCACAGAGGGGGTCTTGGTAGGAACTCCTATTAAGAGATCTGATCTAGGTTCGTTGATTTCCATTTCTGATGTACAGCATAGTTGTGTATCTATCGGCAGCAATTTACCTACCTcaaagaaaaaactgggagattTCCTTTACTCATCCCTTTTGTATGATAGGACATTAGAACAGAAAGCCCATAGTACAAGAATAATTAAGAAGATCCCCCTTTATTACGCTTTCCGTTTGGAAGGCAATGTCTCACTCTATTAATTTCAAGAAGCTCAACACATTGGCTGATCATTTTGAGAGTCAAGAGAAGAAAGGCAGTCATGTTTGTTGAATGGTGAGTTTGAGGAGAGATACatacaaaaaggtaaaaaaatgCAATTAACATTGCCTTCCACCAATAATCcctttttctcattcttcttttttatttaaaagataagATTTTAAATGGCTTTGGCAAGTAACCCAATTTCTCCCTAAACTATAAGGAAAGCCTCAATATTTTTCACAACTACACCTCAGAGAAGAAAAACCAGAGAGGTCTTTTATACCCTGCTCCAAATCAAAGCTAATTACCTCTCTGGCCACTTCATCTTAGATCTTGTGTCAGTATCATTTGGgtactttgaaagaaaaaataggtGCTAGGAAGAGTCACCATAAATCAGCTTATAGTTCCCTGAAGTGAGGCCTGGAGATCTTctgccctcccaccctcctcccctccctcccttctttccttcctttctcctttccctccttcctcccttccttccttgtttcctccctccctcccttctttctcccttcacatttatcttccttccttctctccctctccctctccctttccctctccctttccctctccctctccccactcctcttcttcctcctcttcctcttctcccttctttattTATCACTGAgatagaatccagggcctcacacatgctaggcaatgcTGTTACCATTGACTAAAAACTGCATTTTTGACAAGCTCACCCTGGAGACTCACTTTCCCAAAACATTTCTGAGTTTTCTCAGTGACCGAATCAAGGTCACGCTGTTGGCTAATACCCATCTCATATAATCTATCTCTGGATTActgtgatccattttgaaagaaaaatgctcCCCTTAGTATTCTGTTTTAGAACCCAGCATGTCATATGCTAATTATGGCCAGTGACATCATAAAATAAAAGTACATTACTGAATGCTTTCAATTTCTTAAAATGATGGTAAGGTGGCATGTCATGGGGCCATTTTAGCCCTAGACATCACTCCAGAGAATTCCACACAGATATAGGCAAGTGCCACTGGGACCCTGCTCCGTTCCTCCAGGGCTGTTTACCCATGGTCTTGAAGCCACACTTCCCCCAAGTGAAGTGCTGATAAACTTAATTATCAGAAAGATATTAGGGCGAGGATGATACACAGGAcattcacattttcttgataggGTAGTCATATGAAAGctgacaaagaaggaaaaggagcagTGATGTGTGGTGCAATCTCCACAGACAGCTGTCCCTCCGCTTCCCGATAAATAGGATGACTTGCATTGCTGAGCGGTGTGGTCACTGCCAAAGGAATGGCCCTCTCACATTTCTCCCTGATTCACATATTCAGTGTGGCCAGCTTgtcacctccctccctcttgaGCCTCCCAGACACCAAGTCTGGAATGAAAATTCACCTGCCTCTGAGTTGGCCATtggcggtggggagggggtgggggtgttacTTGGGTTCCCAGGTTGGAAGATTATCTCACCCAGCCCACACTATATAAGCTGCATGGTGTGGAGGCGCTGGACAGGGCTACATCCAGGGCTTCATTCCACAGCAgcaaaacacacagacacactcaccgGCGCCAGCATGATGATGCTGAAAGTAGAGGAGCTGGTATGTAAGACATTTTCTTCCAAAACGGTGAAAATTGCTTCATCTTGGGGTTTATTTGAGAGTTGAAATGCTCTTTTCTTTTAGGCATAGTGTAAGGGAAAGTCAGAAAATGTCAGGTGAGTAAAAAGGTTGGTTTATGTGATGAAAACACAATGGAGCTGCCAGTAATGAATTCTCTGCATAGTTCCTATTTATTATCTTCTCCTTTGGTTTTATGAGTAGACTATGGAATCACATATAGTTATCAAAATGCCTTAGGATAAATGTTTCATTGCAAGAATAATGCATGGGAACTGTATAATTCAAAGGCAAGAGATATCAAAATTacttaaaagaatgaaaagaaaatttaagcatGGGGGAGGTATGCATTCTTAGGAGAAATGTGATTATGTATATCAAAAGTATAACTAAAATATTTCAACCTGACCTTGGACTTCATTTAAGGGCAAGTACCTGGAAGTTATTCTGGGTTATCTGTAGGTACTTGTTGCAGATGAAATCTGAGACTGAACTTCTGACCAGTGGCTGCTAGCAGGGAGCAAGGACCGAAGGCCTCTCATAGAGTCCCCACTGCTCCTGACCCTGCCACCCTTTCCCTTGTAGGTCACTGGGAAGAAAAACAGcagtggggaggcaggggaatTCCTTCCTGAGGACTTCAGAGATGGAGAATATGAAGCTGCTGTCACTCTAGAGAAACAAGAGGATCTAAAGACACTCCCAGCCCACCATGTGAACTTGGGGGAGCAACAGTGGAAAAGTGAGAAGCAGCGAGAGGCAGAGGTAAGAATCTTCCGTAACATTCACTCTCACATGAGAgtttggggctgggctgggtgggatagatagaagggaaagaaagtatAAAACCATTCTATCCAAAGATATCTCTTTGCCAAATTCAATATATGtgggacagattcagaaagaaattctctctctctctctccctctgtacctttctccccatctctctttctcttctctttcctctttctctcctctctctcttttgtgctggacctggttctggagcttgaaccttgaactcagggtctgggcactgtccatgagctgagcctctctctctctctctctctctctctctctctctctctctctctctctctctctctctctctctctctctcggttggCATTGTACCTCTGCTTTTAGCTTTCTttagaattggagataagactctcaatgGCTTTCCTGccagtctggtttcaaaccatggttttcatgtctcagccttctgagtagtcaggattacaggcatgagccacaggtgcctggctgggAAATAATACTTAAGTAAGATCATGACCTCTGAATTCCACATCTGTGATCTAATGTGCCAGGACTATGCTTTAGTTGAAAGATAAGCTTGGAAAGACAATCATGTTCAGTCAATTTCTGGTGTCATAAATAATCTACTTAACCTCAAACAAAGGAGATCATTTTTCTCAATAACATGGTTTGTGGTCTGTGCATCATTGTTATACTGTATCTGCTGTCTGTTGACACCACATGCCTGCTGACTTTTCTTTAGCTACTAACACAGATTGAAAACTAGCTGGAAGTGTGTGGGGAGGTATCTCTAGATAAATCTTTTCCAGAGATATACTCTCCCCCAATTAATGGGCATTGAAAGAGAGTGACATtgatattttagaatttttttattattattagattaCTTGGGGTTGGTAAACAATTTCATTTTTTGACCATGATTTTAAGAAAGTCTATAGAAAGTTGGAGCTTGTTTGTAGTATTAATTCCCAAATCATCACTTAGAGGCTAAACGGTGTTTTCAGCAAATCAATGGCTGACTCCATAAGTAAAGAAATTAAGAATGAAGACCATCAAATAATTGGCTACAAACTATACACTGAAATCAAAGATTTGCTTCATTTCTTTGGCCCAAACCATTCATCTACTTACCTCAGACCCTGTGGCTCTTGTTTAGACACTACCTGAGAGCATGTCATAGGactcatttcatttttgaaatatggATTTCTTTATtagctcaaaaagaaaaagctagaacagAGATCCAAGCTTGAAAATTTAGAAGATCTGGAGATCATCATTCaactgaagaaaaggaaaaaatacagaaaaactaaAGTTTCAGTTGTGAAGGAAGCAGAACCCGAAATCATTGTAAGAACAGTTGGGGTTTGTGGGCTTGagcagggggagaagggaggagttgACTGGATACCTGAAAGGAGCTTCCATACTTCTTATTCGTGTTTTTACTTTAGACAGAACCTGTGGATGTGCCTAGGTTTCTGAAGGCTGCCCTGGAGAATAAGGTGCCAGTAGTAGAAAAATTCTTGGCAGACAACAACAACCCAGATGTTTGTGATGAGGTAAGGCTGCTATTAAGCCCTACAGAAATATAGATGATTATTATTTGTGTATCCCTTATCAATGTTTTATACTCAATAATTCTAGCTGATTTATATGAGTATTATTTGCCTTTAACTCCTTACAATCTTGGGATAGACTTTTAGTAAGGCAGGTCAGAAATTGGTTTTGAACATTATTAGCATCATCTTTGAACTCAGATACCTGGGCATTAGACCAAGaatctaaaaaacaaaatttaggttCTAGCTCTACCACTACCTGGCTACTGTTTGTTTTCAGCAGCTCATTTACTGTCTCCTTACTTCAGTTTCTTTATGTATAAGCATAGGACACTGGAGTAAACCAAATACTTAAAGTTGTCCCATTCATTTTTTCATATGGAACCAAATTACCAGAAATCAATAACTCTTCCTCTATGAActaaaacagaaatcccacaaaaACGAACACTTTTGTTctcttaaaaaatgaatgaagtagTTCTTTCCATATTTAATCTAGAACAATTCTGGACAGGTGAAAAAAAGCCTGTTTGAAATGCTATATGAACAAGGGTTCACATGTCTCAATGTCAGTCTATGACCACTTAGAAATCTATATGGCAAGATGCTCAACTTCGGGCTGCACGATAATTGTTCTAATTCTGAAATTCTAGTAAACCTGTGTTTCTAATCCATAAAGAAGTACTGAAGTTTCTATCCGTCAGGTCATCAGAGCCCCCAGCTTCATGCCTCTTAAAGgattatgtgtatttatatatgcaaTGCTATCTTTTTTAAACATCTCCAACAGTATAAACGAACTGCTCTTCATAGAGCATGCTTGGAAGGACATTTGGCAATTGTGGAAAAGTTAATGGAAGCTGGAGCCCAGATCGAATTCCGTGATatggtaagtatatttctttgctTGGAAATGAGCCAAAGTAAGTAGATGGAAGAACACTtacaatggagaaaaaaaaaaaaagaacctagccCAATTGGATTGAAAATTGATCTGAGAGAGCTAGGCAAAAGCTCATTTCTTCATACAAAGGAACATTGGGAGATGGGACCAGGTCATATGGCAGGTATTTTCATACATACTGAAAAGGTGAAAAGTTTCAGAAAAGGGCAGGAAGTAAAAGCTGCTGAGCAGAATTCAAAAACATCACCAGAAACTTGGGTCATTATCAAGTCAGTGGCGTTACTGAGAAGTAATACAGTTGACACTTGCCTTTCAACACACCTGTCCTTCCATTATATATGGCAGCCTGCTCATGGCCTCTTGCAATGTGTAAGAACTCTCTACCTGCATCCTTT is a window of Perognathus longimembris pacificus isolate PPM17 chromosome 2, ASM2315922v1, whole genome shotgun sequence DNA encoding:
- the Ankrd1 gene encoding ankyrin repeat domain-containing protein 1, with the protein product MVWRRWTGLHPGLHSTAAKHTDTLTGASMMMLKVEELVTGKKNSSGEAGEFLPEDFRDGEYEAAVTLEKQEDLKTLPAHHVNLGEQQWKSEKQREAELKKKKLEQRSKLENLEDLEIIIQLKKRKKYRKTKVSVVKEAEPEIITEPVDVPRFLKAALENKVPVVEKFLADNNNPDVCDEYKRTALHRACLEGHLAIVEKLMEAGAQIEFRDMLESTAIHWACRGGNLDVLKLLLNKGAKISARDKLLSTALHVAVRTGHYECAEHLIACEADLNAKDREGDTPLHDAVRLNRYKMIRLLIMYGADLNIKNCAGKTPMDLVLHWQNGTKAIFDSLKDSSYKTSRIATF